In Candidatus Defluviibacterium haderslevense, the following are encoded in one genomic region:
- a CDS encoding T9SS type A sorting domain-containing protein, which translates to MKIVIILFTLILTVNHRLSSQCTPPSHTNCEDAPVLCSLTELNGFSCTLSSVSNTTGCMPICPSGGTPENIEWWAFTSDGGNVTISLTISNCTNTTGATGMEFGLSGNCNCSESVACNKLCNGPGTYSISATLIPCKTYYLFVDGCDGDVCDYTIHTTGGNAPNLSPLGKINDDTDRIIPVCRHSKFQSYKVNEQSNGCRPTYEWTLDGVTLDEHEYYIETMFPEEGDFQLCVTAYVGNPQSGSICDQEGPECATIQIRQIADKIGATRSLCPNNIPFKWHDQYINNPGIYKKELYDKQFCYYDSVVEFKILPLPIIQDIYHIGCNPNDIYIDQSSRKIFNTCQIRKSILIKKSSSPYKCDSTYELTAIFLDHEVTFREDCQDGKIIIQPRILNKAITCGGNEIFEYRYKWYLKQDTNKMSIGTDEYYTAIQKNDYCLEIELITTLGPLTKTCFFDYCENLDESIYIKPTGKFSAYKTVCSNDTSCITFKPAYSGIILGYEWDITGGTIINPNPSQDSSICVVWNLPPGQKGKACVYYKTLCDNSQTSCIDVNVGTSIREIAGPSKTVKGLTSNLEALLPGGTWRKVNGPGFVTFSDPFNPNIDVRVSKYGIYTLSWTVKSLGCTTVGYITIRFIRSEFKGRLKNQNESFLKYDPDEKILPHSIQYQISKQIKNQSLSLQLSSNVNQSAKVSLIDLSGKIVAQSNYSIGTESQSYELLTNTSSGIYFLTIQTEHDVISERIVITD; encoded by the coding sequence ATGAAAATAGTCATCATTCTTTTTACATTGATTTTAACTGTAAATCACAGATTGAGTAGCCAATGTACACCACCAAGCCATACTAATTGTGAAGATGCACCAGTTTTGTGTTCACTAACAGAATTAAATGGGTTTTCCTGCACACTTAGTTCGGTATCCAATACTACTGGATGTATGCCAATATGCCCTTCAGGCGGAACACCTGAAAACATCGAATGGTGGGCATTTACTAGTGATGGTGGTAACGTAACTATAAGTTTAACGATATCTAATTGTACCAATACAACTGGTGCAACAGGAATGGAATTTGGTTTGTCTGGTAATTGTAACTGCTCTGAATCCGTGGCTTGTAATAAACTTTGTAATGGGCCAGGAACGTATTCTATTTCTGCAACTTTGATCCCCTGTAAAACCTATTATTTATTCGTTGATGGTTGTGACGGGGATGTATGTGATTATACAATTCACACTACTGGAGGGAATGCACCAAATCTTAGCCCTCTTGGAAAAATTAATGACGATACAGATCGAATCATACCAGTTTGTAGACATAGTAAATTTCAATCTTATAAAGTTAATGAACAAAGCAATGGGTGCAGACCAACTTATGAATGGACATTGGATGGTGTAACACTTGATGAGCATGAGTATTATATAGAAACAATGTTTCCAGAAGAAGGTGATTTTCAATTATGTGTTACTGCTTATGTTGGTAATCCGCAGTCTGGATCTATTTGTGATCAAGAAGGGCCTGAATGTGCAACAATTCAAATAAGACAAATTGCGGACAAAATAGGTGCCACAAGATCTTTATGTCCTAATAATATTCCATTTAAATGGCATGACCAATACATAAACAATCCAGGAATATATAAAAAGGAGTTATATGATAAACAATTTTGTTATTATGATTCTGTAGTTGAATTCAAAATACTTCCTCTCCCTATAATTCAAGATATTTATCACATAGGATGTAATCCTAATGACATTTATATAGATCAGAGTTCCCGAAAAATATTTAATACTTGCCAAATCAGAAAATCAATTTTAATTAAAAAATCGTCCTCTCCTTATAAGTGTGACAGTACCTATGAATTGACAGCCATTTTTTTAGATCATGAAGTTACGTTTAGGGAAGATTGTCAAGATGGAAAAATTATCATTCAACCGCGTATTTTAAATAAGGCCATTACTTGTGGTGGAAATGAAATTTTTGAATATAGATACAAATGGTATTTAAAGCAGGATACCAATAAAATGAGTATTGGTACAGATGAATACTATACCGCAATTCAAAAAAATGATTATTGTCTAGAGATCGAATTAATAACAACCTTGGGTCCACTAACCAAAACTTGTTTCTTTGATTATTGTGAGAATCTTGATGAAAGTATTTATATTAAACCTACAGGAAAATTTAGTGCTTACAAAACGGTGTGTTCTAATGATACAAGTTGCATTACTTTCAAACCTGCATATTCAGGTATTATTCTTGGATATGAATGGGATATTACAGGCGGAACGATCATAAATCCGAACCCTTCGCAAGATAGCTCCATTTGTGTTGTTTGGAATCTTCCACCAGGACAAAAAGGGAAGGCATGTGTTTATTATAAGACCTTGTGTGACAATAGTCAAACATCATGTATAGATGTAAATGTTGGTACATCAATTAGAGAGATAGCGGGACCTAGTAAAACGGTCAAAGGACTTACTTCAAATCTTGAAGCTCTATTACCAGGAGGTACTTGGAGAAAAGTTAATGGACCTGGATTCGTCACTTTTAGTGATCCGTTTAATCCAAATATAGATGTTAGGGTTAGTAAATATGGGATTTATACCTTGTCCTGGACAGTAAAGTCATTGGGATGCACCACAGTAGGATATATTACGATTCGTTTTATTCGTTCAGAATTCAAGGGTAGATTAAAAAATCAAAACGAATCTTTTCTAAAATATGATCCAGATGAAAAGATATTGCCACATTCCATCCAGTATCAAATTTCAAAGCAAATTAAAAACCAATCTTTAAGCTTACAATTAAGTTCTAATGTAAATCAGTCTGCTAAAGTTTCATTGATCGATCTCTCAGGAAAGATCGTTGCACAATCCAATTATAGTATAGGAACTGAAAGTCAATCTTACGAATTACTGACGAACACATCAAGTGGAATTTATTTTCTAACGATACAAACGGAACATGATGTAATCAGTGAACGGATAGTAATTACAGATTGA
- a CDS encoding DUF1573 domain-containing protein, with protein sequence MNIRNLIFFIGIIVHGFILESCAQYSSTIKHPEASKDIQEARLKEPPDTMGKSAKMVFDSASYHFGEIKEGEIIERVIFFTNEGPGDLIIELMTACECTTLDYSRLPIKKGARSPINIKYNSKGKNGPQIVDIDILANTIPVNNSTKFHLQVIK encoded by the coding sequence ATGAACATAAGGAATCTAATTTTTTTTATTGGAATCATAGTGCATGGTTTTATTTTGGAATCATGCGCTCAATATAGCAGTACGATTAAGCATCCAGAAGCTTCCAAAGATATTCAAGAGGCCCGATTGAAAGAGCCACCGGATACGATGGGGAAGTCGGCAAAAATGGTTTTTGATTCGGCAAGCTATCATTTTGGGGAGATTAAAGAAGGAGAAATCATTGAAAGGGTTATTTTTTTTACCAATGAAGGACCGGGAGATTTAATCATTGAATTAATGACAGCGTGTGAATGTACAACACTGGACTACAGTAGACTACCCATTAAGAAAGGTGCAAGATCACCGATTAACATTAAATACAATTCAAAAGGCAAAAATGGGCCTCAAATAGTGGATATAGATATCCTTGCCAACACGATACCCGTAAATAATTCAACTAAATTTCACCTCCAGGTAATCAAATAA